Proteins from one Faecalibacterium sp. I3-3-33 genomic window:
- the leuS gene encoding leucine--tRNA ligase, whose translation MKYDYKAVEAKWQKVWEDEKTFHVEIDHKKPKFYALVEFPYPSGAGLHVGHPRSYTALDVVSRKRRKNGYNVLYPMGWDAFGLPTENFAMKNHIHPAIVTKSNVDHFRSQLKALGFSFDWDREINTTDPEYYKWTQWIFLQLYKHGLAYKKEMNVNWCTGCKCVLANEEVVNGVCERCGSEVVHRVKSQWMLKITAYADKLIDGLDGLDYIERVATQQKNWIGRSHGAEVNFGTTAGDTLTVYTTRCDTLFGATYMVISPEHALLKAWLEKGIIKNADAVKAYQAEAARKSDFERSELNKEKTGVQLDGVMGINPVNEKEIPIFISDYVLSTYGTGAIMAVPAHDTRDWEFAKKFGLPIIEVVKGSTPSNLDEAAFTDVATGTLVNSGFLNGLSVVDAKKKMITWLEETGKGRDKVNYKLRDWVFSRQRYWGEPIPMVHCDKCGWQPLPESSLPLTLPDITDFEPGPDGESPLARHKDWVKTTCPCCGGPATRETDTMPQWAGSSWYFLRYMDPHCKDALASKEALEYWSPVDWYNGGMEHTTLHLLYSRFWHKFLYDIGVVPTAEPYQKRTAHGMILGLNPHSFVNLPAEEQEKLLKEYGSQKAAEKALEEKYGEMARHPIVKMSKSLGNVINPDEVVDQYGADTMRLYEMFMGDFEQAAPWQTSAIAGCNRFLDRVWALSDKLVEGEGYRPAMETLMHQTIKKVSADIEGLKMNTAIAQLMTLVNALYDNGGATKAEFETLVQLLNPFAPHMTEELWEKLGHSHDEQLAYYPWPAYEEAKCVEAAVEIAVQVNGKVKARLKVPADITAEDAIAAAKADPAVAAALEGKQLVKEIYVKGRLVNLAAKG comes from the coding sequence ATGAAGTATGATTACAAGGCTGTTGAAGCCAAGTGGCAGAAGGTGTGGGAGGACGAAAAGACCTTCCATGTTGAGATCGACCACAAAAAACCCAAGTTCTATGCCCTTGTGGAGTTCCCGTATCCCTCGGGTGCGGGCCTGCACGTCGGTCATCCCCGCAGCTACACCGCGCTGGACGTGGTAAGCCGCAAGCGCCGTAAAAACGGCTACAATGTGCTGTACCCCATGGGCTGGGATGCCTTCGGTCTGCCCACCGAGAACTTCGCCATGAAGAACCACATCCACCCGGCCATCGTCACCAAGAGCAACGTGGATCATTTCCGCAGCCAGCTCAAGGCGCTGGGCTTCTCTTTTGACTGGGATCGTGAGATCAACACCACCGACCCCGAGTACTACAAGTGGACCCAGTGGATCTTCCTGCAGCTGTACAAGCATGGTCTGGCTTACAAGAAGGAAATGAATGTCAACTGGTGCACCGGCTGCAAATGCGTGCTGGCCAACGAGGAAGTTGTCAACGGCGTGTGCGAGCGCTGTGGCAGCGAGGTGGTGCACCGCGTCAAGAGCCAGTGGATGCTTAAGATCACCGCTTATGCCGATAAGCTGATCGACGGTCTGGACGGTTTGGATTACATCGAGCGCGTGGCCACCCAGCAGAAGAACTGGATCGGCCGCAGCCACGGCGCAGAGGTGAACTTCGGCACCACCGCCGGGGACACTCTGACCGTGTACACCACCCGCTGCGATACCCTGTTCGGCGCTACCTACATGGTCATCTCCCCGGAGCACGCTCTGCTCAAGGCATGGCTGGAAAAGGGCATCATCAAGAACGCCGATGCCGTCAAGGCTTATCAGGCCGAAGCTGCCCGCAAGAGCGACTTTGAGCGCAGCGAGCTGAACAAGGAAAAGACCGGCGTGCAACTGGACGGCGTGATGGGCATCAACCCGGTCAACGAGAAGGAGATCCCCATCTTCATCTCCGACTACGTTCTGTCCACCTACGGCACCGGCGCCATCATGGCCGTGCCCGCTCACGATACCCGCGACTGGGAGTTCGCCAAGAAGTTCGGCCTGCCCATCATCGAGGTGGTCAAGGGCAGCACCCCGTCCAATCTGGACGAAGCTGCCTTTACCGATGTGGCTACCGGTACGCTGGTCAACTCTGGCTTCCTGAACGGCCTGTCCGTGGTCGATGCCAAAAAGAAGATGATCACTTGGCTGGAAGAGACCGGCAAGGGCCGCGATAAGGTCAACTACAAGCTGCGCGACTGGGTGTTCAGCCGTCAGCGTTACTGGGGCGAGCCCATCCCCATGGTGCACTGCGACAAGTGCGGCTGGCAGCCCCTGCCCGAGAGCAGCCTGCCGCTGACCCTGCCGGACATCACCGACTTTGAGCCGGGCCCGGACGGCGAGTCCCCGCTGGCACGCCATAAGGACTGGGTCAAGACCACCTGTCCCTGCTGCGGCGGCCCTGCTACCCGCGAGACTGACACCATGCCCCAGTGGGCTGGTTCCTCCTGGTACTTCCTGCGCTACATGGACCCCCACTGCAAGGATGCGCTGGCCTCTAAGGAAGCACTGGAATACTGGTCTCCGGTGGACTGGTACAACGGCGGCATGGAGCACACCACCCTGCACCTGCTGTACAGCCGCTTCTGGCATAAGTTCCTGTACGATATCGGTGTGGTGCCCACGGCAGAGCCCTACCAGAAGCGTACCGCCCACGGCATGATCCTTGGCCTGAACCCCCACAGCTTTGTCAACCTGCCCGCTGAGGAGCAGGAGAAGCTGCTGAAGGAGTACGGCAGCCAGAAGGCCGCCGAGAAGGCACTGGAAGAGAAGTACGGCGAGATGGCACGCCATCCCATCGTGAAGATGTCCAAGAGCCTTGGCAACGTCATCAACCCCGACGAGGTGGTGGACCAGTACGGTGCCGACACCATGCGTCTGTACGAGATGTTCATGGGCGACTTTGAGCAGGCTGCACCGTGGCAGACCTCTGCCATTGCGGGCTGCAACCGCTTCCTTGACCGCGTGTGGGCACTGAGCGATAAGCTGGTGGAGGGCGAGGGCTACCGCCCCGCCATGGAGACCCTGATGCACCAGACCATCAAGAAGGTCAGCGCAGATATCGAGGGCCTGAAGATGAACACCGCCATTGCCCAGCTGATGACGCTGGTCAACGCCCTGTACGACAACGGCGGCGCGACCAAAGCCGAGTTTGAGACGCTGGTGCAGCTGCTGAACCCCTTTGCTCCCCACATGACCGAGGAGCTGTGGGAGAAGCTGGGGCACAGCCACGACGAGCAGCTGGCCTACTATCCGTGGCCTGCCTACGAGGAAGCCAAGTGCGTGGAGGCTGCTGTGGAGATCGCCGTGCAGGTGAACGGCAAGGTGAAGGCACGCCTGAAGGTGCCTGCAGACATCACCGCCGAGGACGCCATTGCCGCCGCCAAGGCAGACCCCGCTGTGGCTGCCGCGCTGGAGGGCAAGCAGCTGGTCAAGGAGATCTACGTCAAGGGCCGTCTGGTCAATCTGGCTGCCAAGGGCTGA
- the rpsU gene encoding 30S ribosomal protein S21 — protein MSEIRVKEGESLESALRRFKRSTARSGVLAEVRKREAYEKPSVKRKKKSEAARKRKFK, from the coding sequence ATGTCGGAAATTCGTGTTAAAGAGGGCGAGTCGCTGGAAAGCGCACTGCGTCGCTTCAAGCGCAGCACTGCTCGCAGCGGTGTGCTCGCAGAGGTTCGTAAGCGCGAGGCTTACGAGAAGCCGTCTGTTAAGCGCAAGAAGAAGTCCGAAGCAGCCCGCAAGCGCAAGTTCAAGTAA
- a CDS encoding YqeG family HAD IIIA-type phosphatase encodes MLITPEYVFKDVTHITPEWLASKGITALVLDIDNTLTADRSQEMPEEVAAWLAAMRKAGVKLTIVSNGAEKRVRPFAEKLGLAYLYRAAKPLPFALMVAQHRMGVKHRQMAMVGDQLYADRMVAALYGIPGLMVIPRGPDLGAQVILKRKWEKKHWQKYYDRGGKTL; translated from the coding sequence ATGCTCATTACCCCCGAATATGTTTTTAAGGACGTTACCCATATCACGCCGGAATGGCTGGCTTCCAAGGGCATCACGGCTCTGGTGCTGGATATCGACAACACCCTGACCGCAGACCGCAGTCAGGAAATGCCGGAAGAGGTTGCCGCGTGGCTTGCCGCCATGCGCAAAGCCGGGGTAAAGCTGACCATCGTCTCCAACGGTGCGGAAAAGCGTGTACGCCCCTTTGCGGAAAAGCTGGGCCTTGCCTACCTGTACCGCGCCGCCAAACCCCTGCCCTTTGCGCTGATGGTGGCACAGCACCGCATGGGGGTGAAGCACCGCCAGATGGCCATGGTGGGCGACCAGCTTTACGCCGACCGTATGGTGGCTGCGCTGTACGGCATCCCCGGGCTGATGGTCATCCCCCGCGGGCCGGACTTGGGCGCACAGGTCATCCTCAAGCGCAAGTGGGAAAAGAAACACTGGCAGAAGTACTACGACCGGGGAGGTAAGACCCTATGA
- a CDS encoding TIM barrel protein, with protein sequence MSEAWKIRFGTAGTSDSFAAQGYKSSLDVPEYTAKMGLNAFEYQCGRGVRLGLDKAARMAALAAERDILFSVHAPYYISMSSLEEDKRLNSIQYLLQSAAVCRALGGRRIIFHSGSCGKQSREAALEKALDTMRRAVAALDEAGFGDMTLCPETMGKVGQLGTLDEVLALCGVDSRITPCIDFGHLNARTLGGIQTKADYAAILDRMAEVLRDDRARQFHVHFSRIEYSAGGEKRHWTFADTQFGPEPQPLMELLAQRQLTPVVICESAGTQAEDAQTMQQMYRAARNV encoded by the coding sequence ATGAGTGAAGCTTGGAAGATCCGGTTCGGCACTGCAGGCACCAGCGACAGCTTTGCCGCCCAAGGCTACAAAAGCAGTCTGGATGTGCCGGAGTACACCGCAAAAATGGGACTGAACGCCTTTGAATACCAGTGCGGGCGCGGGGTGCGTCTGGGGCTGGACAAGGCTGCCCGCATGGCTGCCCTTGCCGCGGAGCGGGATATCCTGTTCAGCGTCCACGCACCTTATTATATCAGTATGTCCAGTCTGGAAGAGGACAAGCGGCTGAACAGCATCCAGTACCTGCTGCAAAGTGCAGCGGTGTGCCGGGCGCTGGGCGGCAGACGCATCATCTTCCATTCCGGCAGCTGCGGCAAGCAGAGCCGGGAGGCTGCGCTGGAAAAGGCGCTGGATACCATGCGCCGCGCTGTGGCTGCGCTGGACGAGGCGGGCTTTGGGGATATGACCCTGTGCCCGGAGACCATGGGCAAGGTGGGGCAGCTGGGCACGCTGGACGAGGTGCTGGCGCTGTGCGGCGTGGACAGCCGCATCACCCCCTGCATCGACTTCGGCCACCTGAACGCCCGCACGCTGGGCGGTATCCAGACCAAGGCGGACTATGCCGCCATTCTGGACCGTATGGCCGAGGTGCTGAGGGATGACCGTGCCCGGCAGTTCCATGTGCACTTTTCCCGCATTGAGTACTCAGCGGGCGGCGAAAAGCGCCACTGGACCTTTGCCGATACTCAGTTCGGCCCGGAGCCCCAGCCCCTGATGGAGCTGCTGGCACAGCGGCAGCTGACCCCGGTGGTCATCTGCGAGAGCGCGGGCACACAGGCCGAGGACGCGCAGACGATGCAGCAAATGTACCGCGCAGCGCGGAATGTGTAA
- the efp gene encoding elongation factor P: MISAGEFRNGVTFEQDGQVLQVVEFQHVKPGKGAAFVRTKTKNVITGSVVETSYNPTAKFPQAFIERKDVTYSYEDGDLYHFMDNETYDDIPVNAADVPDNFKFCKENELCKLLSYKGKVFSVEIPNFIELEVTQTEPGVKGNTATNTLKPATVETGAEIRVPLFINEGDHIRIDTRTGEYMERV; this comes from the coding sequence ATGATTTCTGCAGGCGAGTTTCGCAATGGCGTGACCTTTGAGCAGGACGGCCAGGTTCTTCAGGTCGTTGAGTTCCAGCACGTCAAGCCCGGCAAGGGCGCTGCCTTTGTCCGTACCAAGACCAAGAACGTTATCACCGGCTCTGTGGTCGAGACCAGCTACAACCCCACCGCAAAGTTCCCGCAGGCTTTCATCGAGCGTAAGGACGTGACTTACAGCTACGAGGATGGCGACCTGTACCACTTCATGGACAACGAGACCTACGATGACATCCCCGTCAACGCAGCCGATGTGCCCGATAACTTCAAGTTCTGCAAGGAGAACGAGCTGTGCAAGCTGCTGAGTTACAAGGGCAAGGTGTTCAGCGTCGAGATCCCCAACTTCATCGAGCTGGAAGTCACCCAGACCGAGCCGGGTGTCAAGGGCAACACTGCTACCAACACCCTGAAGCCCGCTACCGTTGAGACTGGCGCCGAGATCCGTGTGCCTCTGTTCATCAACGAGGGCGATCACATCCGCATCGATACCCGCACCGGCGAGTATATGGAGCGCGTCTGA
- a CDS encoding CD1247 N-terminal domain-containing protein: MELNKKAAYLQGLVDGLGVDESTKEGKIIKAMAALLGEMADAIAAMDEDLTQAYDQINDLSEELEDLEADLYEDEDAEDEDDEDEDAGDDDIASEPFYEVACPACGETVYVSEDDLDAGEANCAHCGVTFEVALEGDEDEAKDAPVQYEVTCPACGKTAVFEEDELLDGAPKCPNCGEPLDFEVTEE, translated from the coding sequence ATGGAACTGAACAAGAAAGCAGCCTACCTGCAGGGCTTAGTGGACGGTCTGGGCGTGGATGAGAGCACCAAAGAGGGCAAGATCATCAAGGCCATGGCCGCGCTGCTGGGCGAGATGGCCGATGCCATTGCCGCCATGGACGAGGATCTGACCCAAGCCTACGACCAGATCAACGATCTGAGCGAGGAGCTGGAGGATCTGGAAGCCGACCTGTACGAGGACGAGGATGCCGAGGACGAGGACGACGAGGATGAGGATGCGGGAGATGACGACATCGCCAGCGAGCCCTTCTACGAGGTAGCCTGCCCCGCCTGCGGCGAGACCGTCTACGTCAGCGAGGATGATCTGGATGCAGGCGAAGCCAACTGCGCCCACTGCGGTGTGACCTTTGAGGTCGCACTGGAAGGTGACGAGGACGAAGCCAAGGACGCCCCCGTGCAGTACGAAGTGACCTGCCCCGCCTGCGGAAAGACCGCCGTATTTGAGGAGGATGAGCTGCTGGACGGCGCACCCAAGTGCCCCAACTGCGGCGAGCCGCTGGACTTTGAGGTGACCGAGGAGTAA
- a CDS encoding GDSL-type esterase/lipase family protein, producing the protein MADYQEYRRRILHRRWRRVFIIVALLALVALLSAIGILWKVLHRERVDTALSQNTILRQVTTDNTWNTVSYPLARQLRVQTLEGSTETALDFRMAALPASAPVEKSWFAQASFVGDSLTQGLQIYDTGLPGAQFCAYKGVGPNAFVNGTSCKRVDGVAEIPLDALTAQQPKAVYVLLGSNVLGRDTDYTSFLTYYRLMLDMISQALPDAKIYVQSITPVRPEVSAQENHAGLNRDRLCRINNELAAIALEKDCYFLNLWEVLADENGDLIESYAQSDGYHIKPEGYAAWVDYLCSHTME; encoded by the coding sequence ATGGCAGATTATCAGGAATACCGGCGGCGCATCCTGCACCGGCGCTGGCGCAGGGTGTTTATCATCGTTGCCCTTCTGGCGCTGGTGGCTCTGCTGAGCGCCATCGGCATTCTGTGGAAGGTGCTGCACCGGGAGCGCGTGGATACCGCCCTGAGCCAGAACACCATTCTGCGGCAGGTGACTACGGACAACACATGGAACACGGTCAGCTATCCGTTGGCGCGGCAGCTCCGGGTGCAGACGCTGGAGGGCAGCACGGAAACGGCGCTGGACTTCCGCATGGCGGCGCTGCCGGCCAGCGCTCCGGTGGAAAAAAGCTGGTTTGCGCAGGCCAGCTTTGTGGGCGACAGCCTGACACAGGGGCTGCAGATCTACGATACCGGCCTGCCCGGGGCGCAGTTCTGCGCCTATAAAGGGGTAGGCCCCAACGCCTTTGTCAACGGAACCAGCTGCAAGCGGGTGGACGGCGTGGCAGAGATCCCGCTGGACGCCTTGACCGCCCAGCAGCCCAAGGCCGTTTATGTGCTGCTGGGCAGCAACGTGCTGGGGCGGGACACCGATTACACCAGCTTTTTGACCTACTACCGTCTGATGCTGGATATGATCAGTCAGGCGCTGCCGGATGCAAAGATCTATGTGCAGTCTATCACGCCGGTACGGCCGGAGGTGAGCGCACAGGAAAACCACGCGGGACTGAATCGCGATCGCCTGTGCCGCATCAACAACGAGCTGGCCGCCATTGCACTGGAAAAGGACTGCTATTTCCTCAACCTGTGGGAGGTGCTGGCGGACGAAAACGGCGACCTGATCGAAAGCTATGCCCAGTCGGACGGCTACCACATCAAGCCGGAGGGCTACGCCGCATGGGTGGACTACCTTTGCAGCCACACAATGGAGTAA
- a CDS encoding formate--tetrahydrofolate ligase yields the protein MKTDIEIAQEAKMKPITQIAAQLGLEEESVIPYGRYKAKIDHRLIHNAKKQGKLILVTAISPTPAGEGKTTTSVGLADAMNALGKKTMLCLREPSLGPVFGVKGGAAGGGYAQVVPMEDINLHFTGDLHAIGTANNLLAAMIDNSIQQGNPLNIDPRRITWKRCMDMNDRQLRFIVDGLGGKVNGTPREDGFDITVASEVMAIFCLATSISDLKERLSRIVCAYTYDGKPVTAGEIGAAGAMTALLKDALDPNLVQTLENNPAIIHGGPFANIAHGCNSVLATKLSLSLADYTITEAGFGADLGAEKFLDIKCRYAGIAPSACVLVATVRALKSHGGVAKADLNQPNLEAVKAGASNLIRHIDNLKNGFGLPVVVAINAFPTDTAEEQAYVEQVCAEQGVPCVLSEVFAKGGEGGKALAEKVLEILEDRPIQYTYPLEMPLKDKINAIATKIYRADGVNYSAAASKTLAELTEMGYGNLPVCIAKTQYSFSDNAKLTGAPTGFTMEVREVRLAAGAGFVVVICGNIMTMPGLPKKPAAVNIDVDADGKVTGLF from the coding sequence ATGAAGACCGATATCGAGATCGCGCAGGAAGCTAAAATGAAGCCGATTACCCAGATCGCAGCCCAGCTGGGTCTGGAGGAGGAAAGTGTGATTCCCTATGGCCGCTACAAGGCCAAGATCGACCACCGGCTGATCCACAACGCCAAAAAGCAGGGCAAGCTGATCCTTGTCACCGCCATCAGCCCCACCCCTGCCGGTGAGGGCAAGACCACCACCAGCGTAGGTCTGGCCGATGCCATGAACGCGCTGGGCAAAAAGACCATGCTCTGCCTGCGCGAGCCCAGCCTTGGCCCCGTGTTCGGCGTAAAGGGCGGCGCTGCCGGCGGCGGCTACGCACAGGTGGTGCCCATGGAGGACATCAACCTGCACTTTACCGGCGACCTGCACGCCATTGGCACCGCCAACAACCTGCTGGCTGCCATGATCGACAACAGCATCCAGCAGGGCAACCCGCTGAACATCGACCCCCGCCGCATCACTTGGAAGCGCTGCATGGACATGAACGACCGGCAGCTGCGGTTCATCGTGGACGGTCTGGGCGGCAAGGTGAACGGCACCCCCCGCGAGGACGGCTTTGACATTACTGTGGCCAGCGAAGTCATGGCCATCTTCTGCCTTGCCACCAGCATCTCCGACCTGAAAGAGCGGCTGTCCCGCATCGTGTGCGCCTACACCTACGATGGCAAGCCGGTGACTGCCGGTGAGATCGGCGCAGCCGGTGCCATGACCGCCCTGCTGAAGGATGCACTGGACCCGAACCTTGTGCAGACACTGGAAAACAACCCCGCCATCATCCACGGCGGCCCCTTTGCCAACATTGCCCACGGCTGCAACAGCGTGCTGGCCACCAAGCTCAGCCTCTCGCTGGCAGACTATACCATTACCGAGGCAGGCTTCGGCGCCGATCTGGGTGCGGAGAAGTTCTTGGATATCAAGTGCCGCTACGCCGGCATTGCCCCCTCTGCCTGTGTGCTGGTGGCTACCGTGCGTGCCCTCAAGAGCCACGGCGGCGTAGCCAAGGCTGACCTGAACCAGCCCAATCTCGAGGCTGTCAAGGCCGGTGCCTCCAACCTGATCCGTCACATCGACAACCTGAAGAATGGCTTCGGTCTGCCGGTGGTGGTTGCCATCAACGCCTTCCCCACCGATACCGCCGAGGAGCAGGCTTATGTGGAGCAGGTCTGCGCCGAGCAGGGCGTGCCCTGCGTGCTGAGCGAGGTGTTCGCCAAGGGCGGCGAGGGCGGCAAGGCACTGGCTGAGAAGGTGCTGGAGATCCTGGAGGATCGTCCCATCCAGTACACCTACCCGCTGGAGATGCCCCTGAAGGACAAGATCAACGCCATTGCCACCAAGATCTACCGCGCCGACGGCGTGAATTACAGCGCCGCCGCCAGCAAGACGCTGGCCGAGCTGACCGAGATGGGCTATGGCAACCTGCCCGTCTGCATTGCCAAGACCCAGTACAGCTTCAGCGACAACGCCAAGCTGACCGGTGCCCCCACCGGCTTTACCATGGAGGTACGCGAGGTGCGTCTGGCCGCCGGTGCTGGCTTCGTGGTCGTCATCTGCGGCAACATCATGACCATGCCCGGCCTGCCCAAAAAGCCCGCCGCCGTGAACATCGATGTGGATGCCGACGGCAAGGTCACCGGTCTGTTCTGA
- a CDS encoding cysteine desulfurase family protein codes for MLQNPQLHYLDNAATTIVAPEVADVIDKAMREHWANPSSLYGPGARSEEALNAARAAVARTLGCKSRELYFTSCGSESNNLALLGAVQTRTFGKGIVVSGFEHPSVQRPLERLAKQGYDVTVVAPRADGTLDIAAMLERVDKNTILVACMMVNNEIGTRNDVERLAAEVKRRNSRTIVHVDAVQAWMRVPIKLDNIDTLSVSGHKIHAPKGIGALYLSDRLVQAFQPPYLGGEQERQMRPGTENLPYAMGLAAAATRLAKTMKSRDTAMRALNRQLREGLKAFPEVVINSPENAVPEVLNFSEMCIKSETMLAFLAEEQIYVSSASACGRGQPSHTLAAMGRDPLAIDTAIRVSFCADNTPEDVDAFLNRFENGMKHLQKIRK; via the coding sequence ATGCTGCAAAACCCTCAGTTACATTATCTGGACAACGCGGCCACCACCATCGTAGCGCCGGAGGTGGCGGACGTTATCGACAAGGCCATGCGGGAGCACTGGGCAAACCCTTCCAGCCTGTACGGCCCGGGCGCGCGCAGTGAAGAAGCCCTGAACGCCGCCCGCGCCGCCGTGGCGCGCACGCTGGGCTGCAAAAGCCGGGAGCTGTACTTTACCTCCTGCGGCAGCGAGAGCAACAATCTGGCGCTGCTGGGCGCGGTGCAGACCCGCACCTTCGGCAAGGGCATCGTGGTGTCCGGCTTCGAGCACCCCAGCGTGCAGCGGCCGCTGGAGCGGCTGGCAAAGCAGGGCTACGACGTTACCGTGGTAGCACCCCGGGCAGACGGCACGCTGGACATTGCCGCCATGCTGGAGCGGGTGGACAAAAACACCATCCTTGTAGCCTGCATGATGGTGAACAACGAGATCGGCACCCGCAACGATGTGGAGCGCCTTGCCGCCGAGGTAAAGCGCCGCAACAGCCGCACCATCGTCCATGTGGACGCAGTGCAGGCGTGGATGCGTGTGCCCATCAAGTTGGACAACATCGATACACTCTCGGTGAGCGGCCACAAGATCCATGCCCCCAAGGGCATTGGTGCGCTCTACCTTTCCGACCGGCTGGTGCAGGCCTTCCAGCCGCCCTATCTGGGCGGCGAGCAGGAGCGGCAGATGCGTCCCGGCACCGAAAACCTGCCCTACGCCATGGGTCTGGCCGCAGCGGCCACCCGTCTGGCAAAGACCATGAAGAGCCGGGACACCGCCATGCGTGCGCTGAACCGGCAGCTGAGGGAGGGGCTGAAAGCCTTCCCGGAGGTGGTCATCAACAGCCCGGAGAACGCCGTGCCCGAGGTGCTGAACTTCAGCGAGATGTGCATCAAGAGCGAGACGATGCTGGCTTTTCTGGCCGAGGAGCAGATCTACGTTTCCTCCGCCAGTGCCTGCGGGCGCGGTCAGCCCAGCCACACGCTGGCAGCCATGGGGCGCGACCCGCTTGCCATCGATACCGCCATCCGGGTGTCCTTCTGCGCCGACAACACCCCGGAGGATGTGGACGCCTTCCTCAACCGCTTCGAGAACGGCATGAAGCACCTGCAGAAGATCAGAAAGTAA
- the thiI gene encoding tRNA uracil 4-sulfurtransferase ThiI: MKEIIMGYQGEMSLKGLNRNQFEAAMMKILRYRLKTVGKFKVYCTQSTFYMEPEEEDVDMDLAFERVSKVFGLAALSRAVVCEKDFDTICQTAEDYLGSALHGIRTFKVEARRADKTYPMTSPELMRELGAYLLGKHNYLKVDVRNPQFKVIVEIRDYGAYIHGPKIPGEGGLPVGTSGRALNMLSGGIDSPVAAYRMAKRGLALDHIHFASPPYTSERAKLKVKALAQLITVYTGSANLFVVPYTKPQEYIRDNAPDVLFTVLMRRSMMRIANVIAKKQGCEALVTGESLAQVASQTVKALQCTDAAQDLPILRPLIGMDKTEIIETSRHINTFETSILPYEDCCTIFTPPHPKIRPELEEILAAEAAMPGLAALEAEAAEQTERIRVRITDQVEFEG; this comes from the coding sequence ATGAAGGAAATTATTATGGGCTATCAGGGCGAGATGTCCCTGAAAGGCCTCAATCGCAACCAGTTCGAAGCAGCCATGATGAAGATCCTGCGCTACCGCCTTAAGACGGTGGGCAAGTTCAAGGTGTACTGCACCCAGTCCACCTTCTATATGGAGCCCGAGGAAGAGGACGTGGATATGGATCTGGCCTTTGAGCGGGTCAGCAAGGTGTTCGGCCTTGCCGCGCTCAGCCGCGCCGTGGTGTGTGAAAAGGATTTTGATACCATCTGCCAGACCGCTGAGGATTATCTGGGCAGCGCGCTGCATGGCATCCGCACCTTTAAGGTGGAAGCCCGCCGCGCTGATAAGACCTACCCCATGACCAGCCCGGAGCTGATGCGGGAGCTGGGCGCTTATCTGCTGGGCAAGCACAACTACCTGAAGGTGGATGTGCGTAACCCGCAGTTCAAGGTCATCGTGGAGATCCGTGATTACGGTGCGTATATTCACGGCCCAAAAATACCGGGTGAGGGCGGTCTGCCCGTGGGCACCAGCGGCCGTGCCCTGAATATGCTCTCCGGCGGTATTGACAGTCCGGTGGCGGCCTATCGTATGGCAAAGCGCGGTCTGGCACTGGATCACATCCATTTTGCATCCCCTCCGTATACTTCTGAGCGTGCAAAACTGAAGGTAAAGGCTCTGGCGCAGCTTATTACCGTATATACCGGCAGCGCCAACCTGTTCGTGGTACCTTACACCAAACCGCAGGAATACATCCGGGATAATGCCCCGGATGTGCTGTTTACGGTGCTGATGCGCCGCAGCATGATGCGCATTGCAAACGTGATCGCCAAAAAGCAGGGCTGCGAGGCACTGGTCACCGGCGAAAGTCTGGCACAGGTGGCAAGTCAGACCGTCAAGGCTTTGCAGTGCACCGATGCCGCACAGGATCTGCCCATCCTGCGCCCGCTCATCGGTATGGACAAGACCGAGATCATCGAGACCTCCCGCCATATCAATACCTTTGAGACCAGCATCCTGCCCTACGAGGACTGCTGCACCATCTTCACCCCGCCGCACCCGAAGATCCGCCCCGAGCTGGAGGAGATCCTTGCCGCCGAAGCCGCCATGCCCGGCCTTGCCGCGCTGGAGGCCGAAGCCGCAGAGCAGACCGAGCGCATCCGGGTGCGCATCACCGATCAGGTAGAATTCGAGGGTTGA